A stretch of DNA from Methanobacterium sp. Maddingley MBC34:
TCTCGCGGGTCTTATTATAAATTTTAATTAAAATGGGTAAGATTAATTTCACACAATTATATATTTGTTTAAATGCATCTCAATTAATATACTAGTTCTAGTATTTTATCATTATGAATTTTCAATCTAGATATGGTTTCAGGGTTTAGATATGATTGGTTAATTTATTGATATGTAACTAATTATTTATTCAAACTATCTATTTCCATGATTATTGATTCCTGAAATCATCATTAAAAATTCTTTTAAAAACTGACCTCAATTTATGTGAATCTGATTAGTCTTTGGAATACTTTTTGGGCCTTTTTTTAATTACTGATGAATATTCCATGTCTTGTAGTAATCGTTCCATGACCACTGCATTTTCCCCATCTTCATAATACTCAAATAAATGGGTTTTTTCAATAAAGCCTAACTTTTGATAGAATTTACGGGCTTTTTGATTTCCTTTCCGCACTTCTAGGCGTATGTTTTTCACATTATATTTTTTGAAGATTTCCAATGCTGTTTCCACCAGCTGTGATCCAATTTTCTTTCGATAAAATTTCCGATCAACTGCCAGAGAAATAATATGACCTTCATCTTCAAATCTGATCCAAAATATAATATACCCCACCACAATATTATCTTCTTGGGCCACCAGAAAACCAGCCCCTAAATTATAAATATCCACCAAAACATTGGCAGGATAGGGGTCATCAAAGGATGTTAATTCAATTTCCAGGACTCTTTTAAGGTCCTGACGTTTGAATTCTCTTATTATCATGAATTTCTCCTTTTATGAGTGATAAAAATGTGGAGTGACTTTACAGAATACATCATAAAGCATTACTCACAGTCTTCCAGTATCGTGGAAGTGGCAGTGGGACGCTTCCCCCGAGTTGGGTGTTATTTGAAGAGGCATCTTAAGGTGGATATCATCCTGACTGATATTAAACCTTACCATGATTGGATAATTCTAGATGATATTAGACAACCTGACTTAAAAATATATAAGGATGCTGGACTTATTTATTCCATAAGACCCCCAGAAGAATTACACCCCTACCTGGAGAAAATTTCCGAAAAAACAGGGTCTGATTTAATAATAAAACCCCTTTCAACGGATTCTATCCAAACCAGGGAAAAAATGGATTTAGTTAATTATAAAAAAGCAGTTTTCTATAAAAAATCTTTTAAATAGATGTTTAAATCTTTTAAATATAGGTTTATAAAGGTGGAAACATCAAAAAATTAGTATTTATTAAAACATTATTCCAACTATTTCAGTTAATGATTAAATCATAAATATTAGGCAGATCATATTAATTTTATATAAATATTTAGGTGCATTTCCCATGAAATGGAAAAAATTAAGTGTAGATGAAACTTTAAAAACCCTTAATTCAAGTATTAGTGGTTTAAGTAGTTCTGAAGCCCAAAAACGGTTATTGGAACATGGTAAAAACGAACTGATTGAGGAAAAAAAGGCTGGACCTATCCAGATCTTCTTTGGACAGTTCAAGGACATACTTATATTGATTCTGCTTATCGCCGCTGTTGCAGCGTATTTCGTTGGAGACACCCTCGACGCAATTGTAATACTAATAGTGGTTATTATAAATGCAGTAGTTGGATTTATCCAGGAATATCGTGCTGAAAAGGCAATGGAAAAGCTCAAAGGCCTTATTTCTACTGAGGCAGTGGTTTTGAGGGATGGTCAGGAGCAGAAAGTACCAGCAGGAGATCTCACCCTGGGTGATATTGTCCTGTTAGAGGAAGGGGATAATGTACCGGCTGATCTTCGGATAATCGAAAGCTACGACTTACTGGTGGATGAGTCAGCCATGACTGGAGAATCCCTATCAGTTGAAAAACATCCCAATACTCTGTCTGTTGATGAACATGGCACAGAAAACATGGCCTTCATGGAAACTGATGTTGCTTCTGGCCGTGGGAAAGGTGTAGTTGTAGAAATTGGTATGGATACCGAGATTGGTAAAATTGCGGAGATGATCCAGGGAGAAGAAGAACAAACTCCCCTGCAACAAAAAATAGCTGGTCTCGGCAAGACCCTGGGGTTACTGGCAGTTTTAGTGTGTTCAGTTGTTTTTGCACTTGAATATTTCCAGGGAACACCCCTGGTGGAAACATTCATGACTGCGGTTTCCCTGGCAGTGGCTGCTGTTCCAGAAGGACTCCCCGCAATTTTAACCCTTACACTCGCCCTCGGAATGCAGAGAATGGCTAAGAGCAATGCTATTGTCCGTAAACTCCTGGCAGTGGAAACATTGGGGTCATGTAACGTGATCTGTACCGATAAAACCGGAACACTAACCCTTAACCAGATGACAGTCAGGGATGCCCGGGTAACTGACCCTGAAATGGTTTACACCATAGCTGCCCTCTGTAACAATGCCACCCAATCTGATGATGGTAAACTACTGGGAGATCCCACTGATGCTTCACTCCTCTTGTATGCTGATGAGAATGGTTACAACCGGAAGGAACTGGAGGAAAAAAATCCCAGATTAATGGAAATACCATTAGACAGCACACGGAAAAGGATGACCACGGTTAACCAGATTGGAGAAGACAGATACATCCTGATAAAAGGAGCTCCAGAGGTTCTTCTGCAGAAATGTTCCCAAATAGATGGTGAAGATGGGGTATGTTCTATCAAACCTGAAGACACTGAAAATGCAATGAAAGACCTCAAGGAAATGACTGGCAACGCACTCCGTGTTCTTGGATTTGCCTACCGAAAACTGGGCCCTGAAGAAGATTTAGAGGATAAAGAATCACTGGAAAAAGACCTTATCTTTGCTGGTTTGGTGGGCATGATGGATCCACCGCGAGAAGAAGCCAAACTGGCCATTGCCCAGGCAAAAAAGGCAGGTATAAGAGTAGTGATGATCACGGGGGACCACAAGGATACTGCAGTGGCCATAGCCAGGGAGATAGGTATTGCTGAAGGGGAGATCGTTGCACTCACAGGCAGTGATCTGGACAGGCTCAGTGACCAGGAATTTGAAAACATGGTGGATGATGTCAGTGTGTACGCCCGTGTGTTCCCGGAACAGAAGGTTAGAATTGTTGAAACCCTTAAGAAGAAGGGTCATGTTGCATCCATGACTGGAGATGGGGTAAATGATGCTCCTGCTCTTAAAAAGGCAGCTATTGGTGTGGCCATGGGAAGTGGTACTGATGTTGCCAAGGAATCTGCGGATATGCTACTTCAGGATGATAACTTCGCCACCATAGTCAAAGCAGTGGGTGAAGGAAGAACCATATTCGACAACATCCGTCGTTTTGTCCGGTTCCAGCTTTCCACCAACATCGGAGCCATACTCACCATAACCTCAGCCTCTGTAATGGGACTGCCAATTCCATTTAACCCTATACAGGTTTTATGGATAAACATCATAATGGATGGACCTCCTGCCCAGTCCCTGGGTGTGGAACCACCAGAAAAAGGTGTTATGGAACGCCCACCCCTCAAGGAAGAGATCATTCCCCGGAGAAACCTCATTAAAATAGTAGTGGCCGGGGTGGTCATGACAGTTGGTACACTTGCACTGTATTATTACCTCTTATCGGGTGGTACAGACTTAACCAAGGCCATGACCATGGCTTTCACAGTCTTTGTGATGTACCAGATATTCAACGTGTTCAACTGTAGGTCTGACGGAGGATTTTCCAATAAATTCTTGTTCATAGCAATTGGAGCGTCATTCCTGCTTCAATTAGGAGTGATATACATACCGTTCCTCCAGGGGGTCTTCCGCACCACAGCCCTTGGCGCATTTGACTGGGTCATAGTCCTGCTGATTGCCTGTACCATATTCATCAGTGACTGGCTGGTTGGAAGGTTCCTTAAATGAATTCATCCATTTTTAGGATTATTCAATCCATTAAATTAGGGACCAAATATTTAAAATCCAGTTTAAAGAAATCTAGATTAAGAATCCAAGTTAGAGGTTAAAAATGAATGTGTTGGTAATGGCAGGAACCAGTGATGCCAGGAAGATCATCACCGATCTTTCGAAGGAGGAAGGGATCATTGTTCTGGCCACTGCCACCACTTCCCACGGAGTGGAGCTGGCGCATCGTTCCGGGGCAAATAAAGTTCTGAAAGGATTTTTTGATTCTGAAAAATTGGCAAATATTATACAAGACAATGATATTGAACTTTTGGTTGATGCTACTCACCCATTTGCATCCGCAGCCACTCAAAATGCCATAAAAGCCTCAGATAGTGTGGGTATTGATTATATTCGTTTTGAAAGACCGGCCACTATAATTCCAGATAGCCATCTCATACAGCGGGTTAATTCTTTTGAAGAGGCTGCAGTTGTTATCAAAGCGATACTTAATCAAGATTTTTCAAGTGGAGATAAAGTAAAACAGGATGGAAATGATAAAATTAAGGATAATCCTGTTGAAACTGGAAAAATTCTACACCTGGCAGGGGTGAACACCCTCCATTATCTTACTGGGGTAGTTTCTCCTGATTTGATTGTAGCCCGGATTCTTCCTACTGTTTATTCTGTAAAAAAGTCTCTGGAACTGGGTATTCCCCATGATAACATTGTGGCCATGGAGGGAACATTCTCCCCTCGCTTCAATGGCATTCTCATGGAAGAATTCAAGATAAAAGTGGTTTTGACCAAGGAAAGTGGTCAGAGTGGGGGTACCATCTCCAAGATCCAGGCAGCACTTGCAGAAGGGGTGCCGGTAGTGATAGTGATGAGGCCAGAAATAGATGAATTGGAAGGAAAGATGGTGTTTAATGATGTTGATCTTCTCGTTGGTGATGTCCTTTCCAGATGTTCTAATGGGCAGTAATAGGGATAAAAAAATTACTTTTTTGGATAGTTTACCATGAAATAAAATTAGAATCCACGAAATAGAATAAGGATTATAAATAAGCCTCAGCTCGCCCATCAGTCATCACCAGTTCAGAGCTCATAGGGTTCATCATTGGCCTAATTATTCTTATTAGTATTCAACCTTATTAGTGTTCACATTTAATTCAATTTTATTCCTAGATCCAGAAGTTAGCTCAAGATCAATTATCCGCATATTTTTTTTATTATACTCATGATCCATATTTAAAAATGTTATCTGAGAGTAAATTCATTAGTTTGAGAAATATTTGAGTATTCTTTTTTGATCTTCATTCACTTTATTGTTTTTATAATAAATCTCAATGAGAATTATGGCGTTTTCATCTTTCACAAATGTAAAAAATATGAATATTTGGTTAAAAAGAGTTATTATAAAATATTTACTAAATAATAGTGGAATGTAAATTTTAAATAGTAACAGTTTTGTTAAATTATTTATTTAACATGATGTTTACAGGAGATTTTAATAAATGAGCTTTCTTAATCAGGATAAAGAAAGAATTAACCCTCTTTCAAAGAAATTTACTGAGAATAATACGTATATTTCCTACTTATTGATGGTGGGGTGCTTGAGACAATTTCAGGTTGTAATATTCCAGAGGATTTGAATGTCTGACTTTTCTACTTTACTATTAGAAGTTATTCCCCTAGCTCTGGTAGCTTCTATAAGTCCCACCACCTTTGCGGTGATGGTATTTTCTTTATCCCTGTCAAAAAAGCCAAAAACCAGTGGAATTGGCTTTTTAACAGGTTCCTTAATAGTTATACTGGTAGCAGTTTTATTAGGTTTTTTAGCTGTAGATGGTGCGTCCATTGCAACTGGCGGGGACAACACTATCTTCCAGGGGTGGATAAATATAGTTTTAAGTGGAGTGTTGATCTTTTTCAGTATAAAGACCTTGGTTAAAAAAGATAATAAGATTGGAAACATTGAAAATTTTAAAAATAATAGGTCAGAATCTTCTGAATTTATTGCCAGTTTCTTATTGGCAATGGGATTGTTTTCCATGAATTTCATCACCACGGTTTTAGTGGTTTATGCCAGTAGTGAAATAGCCATGTCCAGTGTAAATTGGACTGGTAAAACAATATCCTTAATTTCACTGGTTATCCTAACCCTTTTACTGGTGGAAATACCGGTATTAATTTGTTATATAAAACCTTTAAAGGCAGATGAGATTTTATCAAGATTAAATAAATGGATTCAAAGAAATGGCTATTATCTAACTGCAGGTTTACTGTTTATACTAGGAATGTATTTACTTTCCAATGGCCTAGAAAAGTTAGGTTGGATCTAATCTTCATTATTGAGTCATTATCTAATGCTCAACCTCTTTATGCTATTGATATTGGAATATACAAAGGTCACACTTCCTTTCTCCTTTTCAGTATCCCTGATTACTTTTATTAAATTATTTCTCAGGTAGCTGGTCACGGAATTCTCCTTCAAATTCAGTAGGGCGTTTTTCGTCCTCTTCAGGCTATTTATCAGGATATTCTATAAATTCTTTAAGCCCTAAATCGACTTTAGCTTTTTCTTCAGATAACGGAGTTTTCATGTATGAATGTAAATTGCGGTCATAATTCCTTTACTCCGAAGGTATGTTCATTTGAAAACAGAGAAGAGTAAAAAATAGAATAAAACCTAAGAAAAAACTTATAAATAGTTTAAAATTTACTATTTAAGTGTTCTCAGTTTATCAATAATAATTGAAAGTGAGGGTAATAAAATGGAGAAAAAAAGAATTTCGTTAATTTTTATTATTTTGGGGCTGGCTGTGATTGTACTTCCTCTATTGGGGTTAATCTCAGTTGGTTTAATCACAGGATTTATACTAATTTTTGCAGGTCTTGGACTTATAACCGGCGGATCATTTGATATGCATGATAGTAGAAATTCCAGAATATTAAAAGTGGGTTTAGGGTTTATACTAACATTTGTAGGTATGATTTTTGCAGTTTCTCCAGAAATATTCAGCTCGATAGTAGGTCTTTTAATCTGGCTAGTTGGTGGGGTCCTGATAATTGGAGGTATAGTTGAAATAATTACAAAATCCACCAATAACCGCTGGAATGGTGCCATACCATTAATATTTGGTTTGGTATATGTAATCATAGGATCTTTAATAACCAGTGATCCTAGGATTTTGGGCGTAATCATTGGGTTATGGCTTTTAATAACAGGAATAATGATTCTCAAGGAAGATAAAGAAGTTAGGGAAGAGTAGAAAATTTAGGGAAGATTATAGAAGTTATGGAAATAAAAGAATAATTTTCTAACTTCTTTGCTATTTTTAAATATTATTTTAGACTTTGGTGAAAATTTTCATAACTTCGTGTGCAAATTCGGTTTTAACTAAAATTGAGACTTTCATACCTTCTTTTAGGATCATGTGTGGCTTTGGGATTATTATATTTCCGTCTTCATAGACTGCCACAATTAAAAAATCATCAGTAGGACTTAAGTCGTCAATTCTTTTCCCTATAGTTTTCTCTGAATCAACAGTCAAATCCAATAACTCCGCATCACCGTTACTCAAAACTACCAGATCTGTAACTTCAGGTCTTATAATCAGTTTTTCCAAATAACTGGCAAAAACCCGTTCAGGGTTTATTATCAGATCAACACCTATCTTTTTGAATACATTTTCATGTTTTGGGTCAATTACTCTGGCAATTATTTTAGGAACTTCATATTCTTTCGCCAGCATACAGGACATTAAATTTGTGTCATCGTTTCCAGTGACCGTTACAAAAACATCCGCTTCCTGTATATGGGCATCTTCCAATATTTGTGGATCTGTACAGTTACCACAAACTACCAAAGCATCTAATTCTGAAGCAGCAATGTTACATGTGGTTGTGTCGGTTTCAATCAAAGCCACATCATGTCCATCATAAATTAAAAAGGACGCAACGTTCACACCTACTCTTCCACTACCTACTATAATGATATACATTATTCCACATCCTGATCTTTTTTTAGGGCCTCAATAGGATTTAAATTTAACAAAAACTAAGTCAAAGGTATTCACACTACTTAACAAACAATTAATCTTCTTTAAATGTGTATAAACCGGGCATGATTAAATTGATGATAAGAAAATTATATACACCTTTTCTTAATGAGAGAATTATTATAATCCCCCATTGAAATTTTACTAAAATTGCCTAAATTTATCAAATTCACTAATAACATCATGAATATGTGTATCAGCTTCCAAAGTTCCGAAGTACTTTTCTAAACCCGCCTCACGCATGAAATCCCTTGCCTGTCCTGAAACGTGTGCTAATTTAATAGTAATTCCATCAACAATCATTTCTTCACAAAGTTCTTTTAATATTTCTGCTCCCGTGATATCGATTATAGGTGATGATTTAAAGTCTAGTATTAACAGTTTCACAGGCGTTTTTTGAGTCTTAATCAGGCTTATAATGGATTCTTTAATGTTTTCTGCGCTTGCAAATATCTGGTATCCATCAACTCTTACCACTAGAATACTCTCTATTTGCTTATTTTCAGGATGACGTTCTACATCACCAAACTTATTTGAATTAGATATGCGGCCTAAAACCGCAATCTTAGGGTTGTAAATTCTTTCAATTATATCTATAAATGAAAGTATAACGCCTATTAAGATTCCTTCAAGGATTCCAAAGACCAATACGCTGCCAAATGTGGTCATTGCAATTGTAAATTCTCTTTTACTTAATTGGTATGTTCTAAATAGATCTGAATAATCAACCAGGCCTATTATCGCAACCAATACAATTGACGCAAGAATGGGCTGTGGGAGATTGAAAAGCAATCCTGTAAGGAAAAGAATAACAATGGCAATTATTGCTGCGCTGAATGCCCCTGCGAGAGGAGTTTTAGCGCTACTTTCATCATTTTCAAGGCTTCTGGACATGCTGGCCCCTATTGGAAATCCCTGACTCACCCCTGCAGCTATATTGGATGCTCCCAATGCTACAAGTTCCTGATCTGGATCAATGGGATATTTATGTTTCACAGAAAACATTCTGGCCAGACCCATACCTTCCACATAAGTTATTAAAAAACAGGCAAATGCAAGGGGAACTACAGTTGAGATATCTGTAGCAATATTTGGCACACCAAAAGTGGGTAATTGAGCAGATATTTGACCTAATACTGTTACTCCTAAATCAGCAAGATTAGTAACTGACATCAAAATAACGGATGCAATGATTAAAATAAGTGCACCAGGGACTTTATGATATTTTTTACGCACAAACAGAAGGAAGATTATTCCCCCAACACCTATTAAAAATGAAGGTAAGTTAAACTGGTTAAAATTAGCAATAATAAACCATATGCGCTCAAAAAAACCCCCACTAGCTCCATGAATTCCAAATAATTTAGGCAACTGACTTACTGCTATATAAAAACCAACCCCTGCCAGGAATCCTTTCAAAACTGGCTTTGAAATGAGTTTAACCAAAAATCCCATTCTTAAAATCCTGGCAGTTAATGCAAAAATTCCAGTTAAAATCGCAGTGACGGCAGCAAGTGCTGCATATTCAGTAAAACTTGCCAGGGCCAATCCTCCAAGTGTGGACCCCACTAAAATCGCCACATCTGAAGTTGGGCCCATGGAAAGCTGGCGGGATGTTCCAAAAAATAGATATACCCCTAATCCCATCATAGCAGCATATAAACCTGTTTCGGGAGGTAATCCTACTAAAGATGCGTATGCAATAGCTTCGGGGATTGTAAATGCACCTATAGTTATTCCTGCCAGAATATCCGGTTTTAACCACCCTCTATCATAATTCTTTCCCCATTTAAGAATTGGTAGTAGGGAGTTAATATTCTGCTTTAAATTGAGATTCAATGTTTCACTCTATCATGATTTTTATGAAACTACTTTTTACTTGCATTGAATAAAAATTAAAAGTTTAAAAAAAATTTAGGATGAGAATATTTTCTCACCTACTGTATGGACATGTGGATGCGAACCCATTCTTCTGGATCTATAAGGTGATCTTGACTATCTTCACCCACATCTATGGTTACCCAGTTAACTTTTCCAGTAAACTTATTCCGACTGACTTTAAAGTCTTTGGAGATGGGAGCTCCGGTCTTATCACCCACCATTAATGTTGAATCTGCTGAGAAAATAATGGCATGAGTATGATCCACACGGCCTTCAGCTACTTTTTTACCGTCTACGTAGAGGGTTACATCTCCTCCCTGTCCTATGCCTCCTCCATCGTATTTGAACTCCATACGAACCTGATATTTACCCTTTGGAAGGGAGTTAGTGGCTTCAATTTCGTAAAATTGCATTCCTATGAGATTGTAGACGTATTTGAGTTTCCCTTCATGCGCATACAGTGCCCAACCGCCAAAATCGGCACCTTGGGCCACTATTACTCCTGTTACTCCAGGTTTATCAATTTCGACCTCAGCAGTTACTGAATGGGATTTATTTTTGATGTTTATGGTATGTGCTTCGCCCAGTACCATTCCAGGGAAGATAACTTGGGAATTTCCTTTTATAAGTTCAGGTCGCCCAGCTAATTCAGCATTAAATCGTTCAACCCCCCTATCATCTAATGGGAGCACATTATAGCGGGTTGCTTCAATTATCCATAGTCTCTGCAGTTCGTGAAGTTTATCGGGATATTTTTTTGAGAGGTCTTCAGCCTGAGTCCAGTCTTTGGTGGTATCATATAGCTCCCAGTTATCATCATCAAAAGCTA
This window harbors:
- a CDS encoding hypothetical protein (PFAM: Uncharacterised protein family (UPF0146)) produces the protein MWSDFTEYIIKHYSQSSSIVEVAVGRFPRVGCYLKRHLKVDIILTDIKPYHDWIILDDIRQPDLKIYKDAGLIYSIRPPEELHPYLEKISEKTGSDLIIKPLSTDSIQTREKMDLVNYKKAVFYKKSFK
- a CDS encoding Protein of unknown function (DUF2910) (PFAM: Protein of unknown function (DUF2910)), whose product is MSDFSTLLLEVIPLALVASISPTTFAVMVFSLSLSKKPKTSGIGFLTGSLIVILVAVLLGFLAVDGASIATGGDNTIFQGWINIVLSGVLIFFSIKTLVKKDNKIGNIENFKNNRSESSEFIASFLLAMGLFSMNFITTVLVVYASSEIAMSSVNWTGKTISLISLVILTLLLVEIPVLICYIKPLKADEILSRLNKWIQRNGYYLTAGLLFILGMYLLSNGLEKLGWI
- a CDS encoding ribosomal-protein-alanine acetyltransferase (PFAM: Acetyltransferase (GNAT) family~TIGRFAM: ribosomal-protein-alanine acetyltransferase), which gives rise to MIIREFKRQDLKRVLEIELTSFDDPYPANVLVDIYNLGAGFLVAQEDNIVVGYIIFWIRFEDEGHIISLAVDRKFYRKKIGSQLVETALEIFKKYNVKNIRLEVRKGNQKARKFYQKLGFIEKTHLFEYYEDGENAVVMERLLQDMEYSSVIKKRPKKYSKD
- a CDS encoding high affinity sulfate transporter 1 (PFAM: Sulfate transporter family; STAS domain~TIGRFAM: high affinity sulfate transporter 1), coding for MNLNLKQNINSLLPILKWGKNYDRGWLKPDILAGITIGAFTIPEAIAYASLVGLPPETGLYAAMMGLGVYLFFGTSRQLSMGPTSDVAILVGSTLGGLALASFTEYAALAAVTAILTGIFALTARILRMGFLVKLISKPVLKGFLAGVGFYIAVSQLPKLFGIHGASGGFFERIWFIIANFNQFNLPSFLIGVGGIIFLLFVRKKYHKVPGALILIIASVILMSVTNLADLGVTVLGQISAQLPTFGVPNIATDISTVVPLAFACFLITYVEGMGLARMFSVKHKYPIDPDQELVALGASNIAAGVSQGFPIGASMSRSLENDESSAKTPLAGAFSAAIIAIVILFLTGLLFNLPQPILASIVLVAIIGLVDYSDLFRTYQLSKREFTIAMTTFGSVLVFGILEGILIGVILSFIDIIERIYNPKIAVLGRISNSNKFGDVERHPENKQIESILVVRVDGYQIFASAENIKESIISLIKTQKTPVKLLILDFKSSPIIDITGAEILKELCEEMIVDGITIKLAHVSGQARDFMREAGLEKYFGTLEADTHIHDVISEFDKFRQF
- a CDS encoding K+ transport system, NAD-binding component (PFAM: TrkA-N domain; TrkA-C domain); translation: MYIIIVGSGRVGVNVASFLIYDGHDVALIETDTTTCNIAASELDALVVCGNCTDPQILEDAHIQEADVFVTVTGNDDTNLMSCMLAKEYEVPKIIARVIDPKHENVFKKIGVDLIINPERVFASYLEKLIIRPEVTDLVVLSNGDAELLDLTVDSEKTIGKRIDDLSPTDDFLIVAVYEDGNIIIPKPHMILKEGMKVSILVKTEFAHEVMKIFTKV
- a CDS encoding precorrin-6x reductase (PFAM: Precorrin-6x reductase CbiJ/CobK~TIGRFAM: precorrin-6x reductase), whose translation is MNVLVMAGTSDARKIITDLSKEEGIIVLATATTSHGVELAHRSGANKVLKGFFDSEKLANIIQDNDIELLVDATHPFASAATQNAIKASDSVGIDYIRFERPATIIPDSHLIQRVNSFEEAAVVIKAILNQDFSSGDKVKQDGNDKIKDNPVETGKILHLAGVNTLHYLTGVVSPDLIVARILPTVYSVKKSLELGIPHDNIVAMEGTFSPRFNGILMEEFKIKVVLTKESGQSGGTISKIQAALAEGVPVVIVMRPEIDELEGKMVFNDVDLLVGDVLSRCSNGQ
- a CDS encoding plasma-membrane calcium-translocating P-type ATPase (PFAM: E1-E2 ATPase; Cation transporting ATPase, C-terminus; Cation transporter/ATPase, N-terminus; haloacid dehalogenase-like hydrolase~TIGRFAM: plasma-membrane calcium-translocating P-type ATPase; golgi membrane calcium-translocating P-type ATPase; ATPase, P-type (transporting), HAD superfamily, subfamily IC) — its product is MKWKKLSVDETLKTLNSSISGLSSSEAQKRLLEHGKNELIEEKKAGPIQIFFGQFKDILILILLIAAVAAYFVGDTLDAIVILIVVIINAVVGFIQEYRAEKAMEKLKGLISTEAVVLRDGQEQKVPAGDLTLGDIVLLEEGDNVPADLRIIESYDLLVDESAMTGESLSVEKHPNTLSVDEHGTENMAFMETDVASGRGKGVVVEIGMDTEIGKIAEMIQGEEEQTPLQQKIAGLGKTLGLLAVLVCSVVFALEYFQGTPLVETFMTAVSLAVAAVPEGLPAILTLTLALGMQRMAKSNAIVRKLLAVETLGSCNVICTDKTGTLTLNQMTVRDARVTDPEMVYTIAALCNNATQSDDGKLLGDPTDASLLLYADENGYNRKELEEKNPRLMEIPLDSTRKRMTTVNQIGEDRYILIKGAPEVLLQKCSQIDGEDGVCSIKPEDTENAMKDLKEMTGNALRVLGFAYRKLGPEEDLEDKESLEKDLIFAGLVGMMDPPREEAKLAIAQAKKAGIRVVMITGDHKDTAVAIAREIGIAEGEIVALTGSDLDRLSDQEFENMVDDVSVYARVFPEQKVRIVETLKKKGHVASMTGDGVNDAPALKKAAIGVAMGSGTDVAKESADMLLQDDNFATIVKAVGEGRTIFDNIRRFVRFQLSTNIGAILTITSASVMGLPIPFNPIQVLWINIIMDGPPAQSLGVEPPEKGVMERPPLKEEIIPRRNLIKIVVAGVVMTVGTLALYYYLLSGGTDLTKAMTMAFTVFVMYQIFNVFNCRSDGGFSNKFLFIAIGASFLLQLGVIYIPFLQGVFRTTALGAFDWVIVLLIACTIFISDWLVGRFLK